In Chryseobacterium shigense, the following proteins share a genomic window:
- the purH gene encoding bifunctional phosphoribosylaminoimidazolecarboxamide formyltransferase/IMP cyclohydrolase produces MSKKRVLISVSDKSGLTEFAQFLEARNYELISTGGTFKHLKDAGLNPIQIDEVTNFPEMLDGRVKTLHPKVHGGLLAVRANEEHMKTVQEHGIDLIDMVIVNLYPFFENVNKDISLHEKVEFIDIGGPSMLRSAAKNFDSVTVITDVEDYATVRLEMEQNGDSYIETRKKLAGKVFNLTSAYDAAISRMLLDEEYPTYLNASYKKVSDLRYGENPHQTAAYYVSTFENGAMKDFEQLGGKELSFNNLRDMDLCWKVVTEFKEEMACCAVKHSTPCGVAIGTSALETYQKTFECDPVSIFGGIVAMNYKIDAATAEELNKTFLEIVMAPDFDEEALEVLRKKKNLRIIKIVNPVSDKQTWVKIDGGILVQDNDTHFSDDIKVVTNVQPSEEQKKALLFSQRVVKYVKSNAIVVSNGIQAFGIGGGQVNRIWATQQAIERAKEKFSGDLVLASDAFFPFRDVVDFCAQEGIKAIIQPGGSVKDQDSIEAANEHGIPMMFTGVRHFLH; encoded by the coding sequence ATGAGTAAAAAGAGAGTTTTAATCAGTGTTTCTGACAAAAGCGGATTGACCGAATTCGCTCAGTTCTTGGAAGCCCGGAATTATGAGTTGATTTCTACAGGAGGAACGTTCAAACATTTGAAAGACGCTGGTTTAAATCCCATTCAGATCGATGAAGTCACCAATTTCCCTGAAATGCTGGACGGAAGAGTGAAAACCCTTCACCCCAAAGTTCATGGAGGTCTTTTGGCAGTACGTGCCAATGAAGAACACATGAAAACCGTTCAGGAACACGGAATAGATCTGATTGATATGGTCATCGTAAACCTTTATCCCTTCTTTGAAAATGTAAACAAAGACATTTCTTTACATGAAAAAGTAGAGTTTATCGATATCGGAGGCCCTTCAATGCTTCGTTCCGCAGCCAAGAATTTTGATTCCGTTACCGTAATTACCGATGTGGAAGACTACGCAACCGTAAGACTTGAAATGGAGCAGAACGGTGATTCTTACATCGAAACCCGTAAAAAGCTTGCAGGAAAAGTATTCAACCTTACTTCAGCTTATGATGCTGCTATTTCCAGAATGCTTTTAGATGAAGAATATCCAACGTATCTTAATGCATCTTACAAAAAAGTATCAGACCTGAGATACGGGGAAAACCCTCATCAGACTGCTGCTTACTACGTTTCCACATTTGAGAACGGTGCCATGAAAGATTTCGAGCAGCTTGGCGGTAAAGAATTATCTTTCAACAACCTTCGTGATATGGATCTTTGCTGGAAAGTGGTAACAGAATTCAAGGAAGAGATGGCCTGTTGTGCTGTAAAACACTCTACCCCTTGCGGAGTGGCTATCGGAACTTCAGCGTTGGAAACTTATCAGAAAACTTTCGAATGCGATCCGGTTTCCATCTTTGGCGGAATTGTTGCAATGAACTATAAAATTGATGCAGCAACAGCCGAAGAACTGAACAAAACGTTCCTTGAAATCGTAATGGCTCCGGACTTTGATGAAGAAGCCCTTGAAGTTTTAAGAAAAAAGAAAAACCTCAGAATTATAAAAATCGTTAACCCTGTTTCCGATAAGCAGACCTGGGTGAAAATTGACGGTGGTATCCTGGTTCAGGATAATGATACTCATTTTTCTGACGATATTAAAGTGGTAACCAATGTACAGCCTTCAGAAGAGCAGAAAAAAGCACTTCTTTTCTCCCAGAGAGTAGTGAAGTATGTAAAATCAAATGCAATTGTTGTTTCCAACGGTATCCAGGCTTTCGGAATCGGTGGCGGACAGGTAAACAGAATCTGGGCTACACAGCAGGCCATTGAAAGAGCTAAAGAGAAATTCTCAGGAGATCTTGTGTTGGCTTCAGATGCATTCTTCCCTTTCCGTGATGTAGTTGATTTCTGCGCTCAGGAAGGTATCAAGGCAATCATCCAGCCGGGAGGAAGTGTAAAAGATCAGGACAGTATTGAAGCTGCCAATGAACACGGTATTCCGATGATGTTTACCGGAGTTAGACACTTTTTACATTAA
- the purD gene encoding phosphoribosylamine--glycine ligase — translation MRILIIGEGGRESALAAKLQNDPRISKMFFANGNATTDVIGKNVHLSEIKELRDFAIKEKVDLTIVGPEAPLVAGLKDEFKKHDLKVFGPNQKVASLEGSKAFSKKFMQTYDIKTAKAVVFDSYNDAKEYVQTQQYPLVIKASGLAGGKGVVICDNIEEAEATIHDFMIRRIYGDAGIRLVIEEYLQGFEASIIAFSNGEKLFPCIAAKDYKKAGNGDTGPNTGGMGSVAPSPEFTQEHYADFEKNILEPTINGLKGEGFSFKGIIFFGLMVTKNGAYLLEYNMRFGDPETQVLMALMENNLLDVIQDCMEGKDIQLKFKDEKAVCLVMCSGGYPRNIETGYEIVGEDKLKHSKLLYAGAIRKADKVVSNGGRVLNVVATGSTYDEARKKVYEDASHIHFDYGFYREDIGKF, via the coding sequence ATGAGAATATTAATCATAGGTGAAGGCGGTAGAGAATCTGCTTTAGCGGCAAAGCTTCAGAATGACCCGAGAATTTCTAAAATGTTTTTTGCTAATGGTAATGCTACCACCGATGTAATAGGGAAAAATGTTCATTTATCAGAGATCAAGGAACTCAGAGATTTCGCGATCAAAGAAAAGGTAGATCTTACGATTGTAGGTCCGGAAGCGCCTCTTGTAGCCGGGCTTAAAGATGAATTCAAAAAGCACGATCTTAAAGTTTTCGGTCCCAACCAGAAAGTAGCAAGTTTAGAAGGAAGTAAAGCTTTCTCTAAGAAATTTATGCAGACCTATGATATCAAAACAGCCAAAGCTGTAGTATTTGATTCATACAACGATGCTAAAGAATATGTTCAGACCCAGCAGTATCCGTTAGTGATCAAGGCAAGCGGTCTGGCAGGCGGAAAAGGTGTGGTAATCTGCGACAATATTGAAGAAGCAGAAGCTACCATCCACGATTTCATGATCAGAAGAATCTATGGAGATGCCGGAATACGTTTGGTTATCGAAGAATATTTACAAGGTTTTGAGGCTTCAATCATTGCATTCTCAAACGGTGAAAAACTTTTCCCTTGTATTGCTGCAAAAGACTATAAAAAAGCTGGAAACGGTGATACAGGACCTAATACCGGTGGTATGGGATCTGTAGCTCCAAGCCCTGAATTCACTCAGGAGCACTATGCCGATTTCGAAAAAAATATCCTGGAACCTACCATTAACGGTCTTAAAGGAGAAGGATTCAGCTTTAAAGGAATCATTTTCTTCGGATTGATGGTAACCAAGAACGGAGCTTACCTTCTTGAATATAATATGAGATTCGGAGATCCTGAAACTCAGGTACTGATGGCATTGATGGAAAACAACCTCCTTGATGTTATCCAGGACTGTATGGAAGGAAAAGACATTCAGCTTAAATTTAAAGACGAAAAAGCCGTATGCCTTGTTATGTGTTCCGGAGGTTATCCGAGAAACATCGAAACAGGTTACGAAATTGTAGGCGAAGACAAGCTGAAACACTCCAAACTTCTTTACGCAGGAGCAATAAGAAAGGCAGACAAAGTGGTTTCCAACGGAGGAAGAGTACTGAATGTTGTGGCTACAGGATCTACTTATGATGAAGCCCGCAAAAAAGTTTACGAAGATGCAAGCCATATTCATTTCGATTACGGTTTCTACAGAGAAGACATCGGAAAATTTTAA
- the guaA gene encoding glutamine-hydrolyzing GMP synthase, whose product MNNGIIILDFGSQYNQLIGRRIREMGVYSEILPFNTPLQDILARQPKGIILSGGPSSVNAENAHLVEKELYEQGVPVLGICYGMQLTAHLLGGKVNKGEKGEYGKAHLEIIKESSLLKGVTQNSIVWMSHFDEVGELPAGFELNAKSGVIASISNEDRKIYCVQFHPEVSHTEEGGKMLENFVFGICNAEKNWKLTNYIEKTVEEIREKVGNNQVILGLSGGVDSSVAAVLIHKAIGDQLTCIFVDTGLLRKDEGKKVMDQYGEHFHMNIKMVDAKERFLSKLAGIDDPEQKRKIIGNEFIHVFDEESHKIEGAKFLAQGTIYPDVIESQSVNGPSAVIKSHHNVGGLPEDMEFELLEPLRELFKDEVRKVGEELGIPHHLVYRHPFPGPGLGIRVLGAVDAEKVRILQEADDIFIEELYKNDLYEKVSQAFVVLLPVKSVGVMGDERTYEYTAVVRSANTIDFMTATWSRLPYEFLDTVSSRIINEVRGINRVAYDISSKPPATIEWE is encoded by the coding sequence ATGAACAACGGTATTATCATATTAGATTTCGGATCACAGTACAACCAGCTTATCGGAAGAAGAATCCGTGAGATGGGAGTATATTCTGAAATTCTCCCTTTCAATACACCTTTACAGGATATTCTGGCAAGACAGCCAAAGGGAATCATCCTTTCCGGAGGCCCCAGCTCTGTAAATGCAGAAAACGCGCACCTGGTAGAAAAAGAACTTTACGAGCAGGGAGTTCCTGTTTTGGGAATCTGCTACGGAATGCAGCTCACAGCCCATCTTTTAGGTGGAAAAGTTAACAAAGGAGAGAAAGGAGAATATGGAAAAGCCCATTTGGAAATCATTAAGGAAAGCTCTTTATTAAAAGGTGTTACTCAGAATTCTATCGTATGGATGAGTCACTTTGATGAAGTAGGAGAGCTGCCTGCAGGTTTTGAATTAAATGCAAAATCGGGTGTAATAGCCTCTATTTCCAACGAAGACAGAAAAATCTACTGCGTTCAGTTTCACCCTGAGGTTTCTCATACAGAAGAAGGTGGAAAGATGCTTGAAAACTTTGTTTTCGGGATCTGTAATGCTGAGAAAAACTGGAAACTGACCAATTATATTGAAAAAACAGTTGAAGAAATCCGGGAAAAAGTAGGAAACAACCAGGTGATCCTTGGACTTTCAGGAGGCGTGGATTCTTCAGTAGCTGCAGTTTTAATTCATAAGGCCATCGGCGATCAGCTAACATGTATCTTCGTTGATACCGGTCTTTTGAGAAAAGATGAAGGCAAAAAAGTAATGGATCAGTATGGAGAACATTTCCATATGAACATTAAAATGGTGGATGCCAAAGAAAGATTCCTTTCAAAACTGGCTGGAATAGACGATCCTGAACAGAAAAGAAAGATCATCGGAAACGAGTTTATCCATGTTTTTGATGAAGAATCCCACAAGATAGAAGGAGCTAAATTCCTTGCCCAAGGTACAATTTATCCTGATGTTATCGAAAGTCAGTCTGTAAACGGGCCATCTGCCGTGATCAAGTCTCACCACAACGTAGGCGGACTTCCTGAAGACATGGAATTCGAGCTGTTAGAGCCTTTAAGAGAGCTTTTTAAAGACGAAGTTAGAAAAGTAGGTGAAGAGTTAGGTATTCCACATCATTTGGTATACAGACACCCTTTCCCGGGCCCAGGTTTAGGAATCAGAGTGTTGGGAGCTGTAGATGCTGAAAAGGTGAGAATCCTTCAGGAAGCAGACGATATTTTCATCGAAGAACTATACAAAAACGATCTTTACGAAAAAGTATCCCAGGCTTTCGTTGTTCTTCTTCCTGTAAAGTCAGTAGGAGTAATGGGAGACGAAAGAACTTACGAATACACGGCTGTAGTCCGTTCCGCCAACACCATCGATTTTATGACGGCAACGTGGAGCAGACTTCCTTACGAATTTTTAGATACTGTTTCCAGCAGAATCATCAACGAAGTAAGAGGAATCAACAGAGTGGCTTATGATATTTCAAGCAAACCGCCTGCAACTATTGAGTGGGAGTAG
- a CDS encoding carbon-nitrogen hydrolase family protein, whose translation MQIETRALTLQDYDELVITMKRAYPQMSESIWSKKSIEKLTKIFPKGQICITVDGKLAAVALSIIVNYDDFGDDHTYVDITGNYTFNTHLSTGNVLYGIEVFVDPEFRELRLGRRLYDARKELCEQLNLKSIILGGRIPNYHKYSDELSPREYIRRVRDKEIYDPVLSFQLSNNFLPIKILKKYLPEDESSLENAVLLQWNNIYYSKKPNTMQDSIIRLGLVQWQMRHFKNIDAFYEQVEFFVNVMGDYKSDFVLFPELFNTPLLAPFNKLSERDSMIELAKLSEEIKNKISELAISYNVNIISGSMPVFDSDHNDLYNVSYLLHRDGRIDEYRKIHITPNERKYYGMKGGNEIRVFDTDCGKIGLVICYDVEFPELPRILADQGMKILFVPYLTDTQNAYIRVRHCAAARAIENECYVAIAGCVGNLPGVNNMDIQFGQAAVFTPSDFAFPSNAVKGEATPNTEMTLIVDVDLNLLKDLHHNGSVQVMNDRRKDLYETYLK comes from the coding sequence ATGCAAATAGAAACAAGAGCCCTGACCCTTCAGGATTATGATGAACTGGTAATAACAATGAAACGCGCCTATCCGCAGATGTCCGAATCTATTTGGTCCAAAAAAAGCATAGAAAAACTCACGAAAATATTTCCCAAAGGTCAGATCTGTATTACAGTAGACGGAAAACTGGCTGCTGTGGCACTTTCCATTATTGTGAATTATGACGACTTCGGGGACGATCATACTTATGTGGATATTACAGGAAACTATACATTCAATACCCATTTGTCTACAGGGAATGTCCTTTACGGGATAGAAGTTTTCGTAGATCCCGAATTTCGTGAACTGCGTCTGGGAAGAAGATTATATGATGCCAGGAAAGAACTGTGCGAGCAGCTTAACCTCAAGTCCATCATTCTGGGAGGAAGAATTCCGAATTATCATAAATACAGTGACGAGCTTTCCCCAAGAGAATATATCCGCCGCGTAAGAGACAAGGAAATTTATGATCCCGTGCTGTCTTTCCAGCTTTCCAATAACTTCCTTCCCATAAAGATTCTCAAAAAATACCTTCCCGAAGATGAATCATCACTTGAAAACGCTGTATTGCTGCAATGGAATAACATCTATTACAGCAAGAAACCGAATACCATGCAGGACAGCATTATCCGCCTCGGGCTTGTGCAGTGGCAGATGAGGCATTTTAAAAATATTGATGCTTTCTATGAACAGGTAGAATTTTTTGTCAATGTAATGGGCGATTACAAATCAGATTTTGTTCTTTTTCCGGAACTTTTCAATACACCGCTTTTGGCACCGTTCAATAAGCTTTCTGAAAGAGACAGTATGATAGAACTGGCCAAATTGAGTGAGGAGATCAAAAATAAAATCTCCGAACTGGCCATCAGCTACAATGTTAATATTATCTCAGGAAGTATGCCTGTTTTTGATAGTGACCATAACGATTTGTACAACGTAAGCTATCTGCTGCACCGTGATGGCCGCATCGATGAATACCGCAAAATTCACATTACACCTAATGAAAGAAAATACTACGGAATGAAAGGCGGAAACGAGATCAGAGTTTTTGATACCGACTGCGGAAAAATAGGCCTTGTCATCTGCTATGATGTGGAATTTCCGGAGTTACCGAGGATTCTTGCCGATCAGGGCATGAAAATTCTGTTCGTACCTTACCTTACCGATACTCAGAATGCCTATATCAGGGTGCGTCACTGTGCAGCTGCAAGAGCTATTGAAAATGAATGTTATGTTGCCATCGCCGGTTGCGTTGGAAACCTTCCGGGAGTAAACAATATGGATATCCAGTTTGGGCAGGCTGCCGTATTTACCCCTTCAGATTTTGCTTTTCCATCCAATGCGGTAAAAGGTGAGGCCACTCCCAATACCGAAATGACGCTTATCGTAGATGTAGACCTTAATCTGTTAAAAGACCTTCACCACAACGGCTCCGTACAGGTAATGAACGACCGAAGAAAAGATCTTTATGAAACCTATCTTAAGTAA
- a CDS encoding ABC1 kinase family protein: MFDKQQRKLKRSARLISVLSKYGFKDMLARMNTGNKNETISVDPDEVISKGTVYERIRLVLEELGPTFVKLGQTFSNREDLLPPELIQELQKLQDKVDTVDMDVEEILENEFNISVKDHFQEIQREPLATASIAQVYKAVLLNGNPVILKLKKPDVQAVIEDDLLLIKDLEKLVSAYSEIGEKLNLKQAISTFEKSLLEEVSLINEKENILHFARNFKNNKETYVPKIYEEYSNNNILCMEFIDGIKVTDKATLLAHNIDPVKVSEVGLRLFVSQILDYGFFHADPHAGNILVKKDGKIVFIDFGAVGKIQPNDKEILESLIVSFVAKNSHKIVRHLKKMAVSYEIPDERRFENDVEDILNFVHSSSLQDINVQVIINKMKDILKDNRLHMPDYFYLLFKGISLIEGVGRTINPDLDIVKSLHPYTRKILTKKIKPKNLLKTGMDRMMNFTDNVDEIPKELRSVLQKLDDNKFTVSSEIKNIEKTNQLIKSSVINLILAMILGANIIATAIVFVSESGPRIGELSLVAVLGFVFSVVLVLVLLLRVTRK, from the coding sequence ATGTTTGACAAACAGCAAAGAAAACTGAAAAGATCAGCCAGGCTTATTTCCGTACTCAGTAAATACGGGTTTAAGGATATGCTGGCAAGGATGAACACGGGAAATAAAAATGAAACAATTTCTGTTGATCCGGATGAGGTTATTTCTAAAGGAACGGTATATGAAAGGATCAGGCTGGTGCTGGAAGAGCTTGGCCCTACGTTTGTAAAATTGGGACAGACATTCAGCAACAGGGAAGATCTGCTTCCGCCGGAACTGATTCAGGAGCTGCAGAAACTTCAGGATAAAGTGGATACCGTAGATATGGATGTGGAAGAAATTCTGGAAAATGAATTCAATATATCTGTCAAAGACCATTTTCAGGAAATTCAGAGAGAACCTTTAGCCACTGCATCTATTGCACAGGTTTACAAAGCTGTTTTACTCAATGGGAATCCTGTGATCCTCAAACTTAAAAAACCGGATGTACAGGCCGTTATTGAAGATGATCTGCTTCTCATCAAAGACCTGGAGAAACTGGTTTCCGCCTACTCTGAAATTGGAGAAAAACTTAATCTGAAACAGGCCATTTCCACTTTTGAGAAATCCTTACTGGAAGAAGTTTCCCTGATCAACGAGAAAGAAAATATCCTACATTTTGCCCGGAATTTCAAAAACAATAAAGAAACCTATGTTCCAAAGATCTATGAAGAATATTCCAACAACAATATTCTCTGCATGGAATTTATCGATGGGATTAAGGTAACTGATAAAGCCACTCTTTTAGCCCATAATATTGATCCTGTAAAAGTCTCTGAAGTAGGGTTGAGGCTGTTCGTTTCCCAGATCCTGGATTATGGTTTCTTTCACGCAGACCCGCATGCCGGGAATATTTTAGTGAAAAAAGACGGAAAAATTGTTTTCATTGATTTTGGTGCGGTAGGGAAGATACAGCCCAATGATAAGGAAATCCTTGAAAGTCTTATCGTAAGTTTTGTCGCTAAAAATTCGCATAAAATTGTCCGTCACCTCAAAAAAATGGCAGTCAGTTACGAAATACCAGATGAAAGAAGATTTGAAAATGATGTGGAAGATATTTTGAACTTCGTTCACAGCTCGTCATTACAGGATATCAATGTTCAGGTGATCATCAATAAAATGAAAGATATTTTAAAGGATAACAGGCTTCATATGCCGGATTATTTCTATCTTTTATTTAAAGGAATCAGCCTGATAGAAGGGGTTGGAAGAACAATCAATCCTGATCTGGATATCGTAAAAAGCCTTCATCCCTATACCAGAAAAATCCTGACCAAAAAGATTAAGCCGAAGAATCTTTTAAAAACAGGTATGGACCGGATGATGAATTTCACAGATAATGTGGATGAAATTCCCAAAGAGCTCAGATCCGTGCTGCAAAAACTGGATGATAACAAATTTACCGTATCCAGCGAAATCAAAAACATTGAAAAGACCAACCAGCTGATCAAATCAAGCGTAATCAACCTGATCTTAGCCATGATCCTCGGAGCTAATATTATTGCGACGGCTATAGTTTTTGTCTCAGAATCCGGGCCAAGAATAGGGGAACTGTCTTTGGTTGCGGTTTTAGGCTTTGTATTTTCAGTAGTATTGGTTCTCGTACTTTTACTGAGAGTGACCAGGAAGTGA
- a CDS encoding DEAD/DEAH box helicase, giving the protein MEKLTFADFDLPVRILDVLADLELFEPTPIQEKSLGPILSGRDVMGIAQTGTGKTLAYLLPVLKTWKYNKTGNPTVLVLVPTRELVVQVTEILEKLTENITARVIGIYGGKNINTQKLLFNNGCDILVGTPGRVMDLAIDNAISLKEVQKLIIDEFDEMLNLGFRPQLTHIFEMMKPKRQNILFSATMTEAVDEMLDQYFANPIEISLAKSGTPLEKIEQTAYKVENFNTKINLLEHLLKNNEDMSKVLIFTNNKKNSDLLFSKVDELFPEQFDVIHSNKSQNYRLKAMKKFENEEIRGLITTDVMARGLDISNITHVINFETPDIPEQYIHRIGRTGRADKDGKAITFVTKKEEASILDIELLMDKDLKFNEFPAEVKINPKKIASEEDVIIMKNPAQVKLNEGGGAFHEKKDKNKKENWGGPSKRKAPKKFGANRAQQKAISKSKKKK; this is encoded by the coding sequence ATGGAAAAACTCACTTTTGCGGATTTTGACCTGCCGGTCAGAATTCTTGATGTTTTGGCGGATCTGGAATTATTTGAACCTACACCTATCCAGGAAAAGAGCTTAGGCCCTATACTTTCCGGGAGAGATGTAATGGGAATTGCACAGACCGGAACAGGAAAAACATTAGCTTACCTTCTGCCTGTTCTTAAAACATGGAAATACAACAAAACCGGGAATCCTACTGTTTTGGTTCTTGTTCCTACCAGAGAACTGGTGGTTCAGGTAACTGAAATCCTTGAAAAGCTGACAGAAAATATTACCGCAAGAGTAATCGGAATATACGGAGGGAAAAATATCAATACACAGAAACTGTTATTTAACAATGGATGTGATATTCTGGTAGGAACTCCGGGAAGGGTAATGGACCTTGCCATCGACAATGCCATTTCACTGAAAGAAGTACAGAAACTAATCATTGATGAGTTTGATGAGATGCTGAACTTAGGTTTCAGACCACAGCTTACCCATATCTTCGAAATGATGAAGCCGAAGAGACAGAACATTCTTTTCTCGGCCACAATGACGGAAGCTGTAGATGAAATGCTGGATCAGTACTTTGCCAATCCGATAGAAATTTCACTGGCAAAATCAGGAACTCCGCTGGAAAAGATAGAGCAGACTGCATACAAAGTTGAGAATTTTAATACAAAGATTAACCTTCTTGAACATTTGCTGAAGAATAATGAAGATATGTCCAAGGTGCTGATCTTCACGAATAATAAGAAGAATTCGGATCTTTTATTCTCTAAAGTTGATGAACTTTTCCCTGAGCAGTTTGATGTGATCCACTCAAACAAATCCCAGAACTACAGGCTTAAAGCCATGAAAAAGTTTGAAAATGAAGAGATCAGAGGATTAATTACCACCGATGTAATGGCCAGAGGTCTTGATATTTCCAATATTACCCACGTAATTAATTTTGAAACCCCTGATATTCCTGAACAGTATATCCACAGAATCGGTAGAACGGGTAGGGCAGATAAAGACGGTAAAGCAATTACTTTCGTCACTAAAAAAGAAGAAGCTTCCATCCTTGATATTGAGTTGCTGATGGATAAAGATCTTAAGTTTAATGAGTTCCCTGCAGAGGTAAAAATAAATCCTAAAAAAATCGCTTCCGAAGAAGATGTGATTATAATGAAAAACCCGGCACAGGTAAAACTGAATGAAGGTGGCGGAGCTTTTCACGAGAAAAAGGATAAAAACAAGAAAGAGAACTGGGGAGGACCATCAAAAAGGAAAGCGCCCAAGAAATTTGGAGCGAACAGAGCCCAACAGAAAGCGATATCAAAATCTAAGAAAAAGAAATAA
- a CDS encoding tetratricopeptide repeat protein — translation MIKKRITILIPVFICSLVFGQKDKGFDKKELIRELSDKACKCTDSIALFNRDKKDILKDVHDCIDKSAGAMQLGVLMGSVETLKKDAPEVNGKKQVNLTFNTDKNSQQYMESYNELERYLMENCTSVRHAAMISETKTEGLSKDPAALEFYHKALEASQKKDWKEAIQNGLQAVKKDPQFIYAWDNLGINYRRTGEYDKSLDAYKKSLEIDPKGKMPLQNIPLVYVYKNDFQKAIDAYLALEKVYPGDPEMYYGIGQVYFSGMKDDEKALDYICKAYRIYTEQKSPYRTDAETMMSLIYKNMKEKGKIEKFKEILKKNNMQF, via the coding sequence ATGATAAAAAAACGAATAACCATTCTAATTCCGGTTTTTATTTGTTCACTGGTTTTTGGACAAAAAGATAAAGGATTTGACAAAAAAGAACTTATCCGGGAACTGTCTGATAAAGCCTGTAAATGCACAGATTCAATTGCATTGTTTAACCGGGATAAAAAAGACATTTTAAAAGATGTACATGATTGTATTGATAAATCTGCAGGGGCAATGCAGCTCGGAGTATTAATGGGAAGCGTTGAAACTTTAAAGAAAGATGCACCTGAAGTAAATGGCAAAAAGCAGGTAAATCTCACTTTCAATACAGATAAAAACTCCCAGCAGTACATGGAAAGTTATAATGAGCTTGAGCGTTATCTTATGGAAAATTGTACGTCTGTGAGACATGCAGCCATGATATCTGAGACCAAAACAGAAGGGCTTTCAAAAGATCCGGCTGCTTTGGAATTTTATCATAAAGCCTTGGAAGCTTCACAAAAAAAAGATTGGAAGGAAGCCATTCAAAATGGGCTGCAGGCGGTAAAAAAAGATCCGCAATTTATTTATGCCTGGGACAACCTGGGCATTAATTACAGAAGAACAGGCGAATATGATAAATCTCTTGATGCCTACAAAAAATCTCTTGAAATAGACCCTAAAGGAAAAATGCCTTTACAGAATATCCCACTGGTTTATGTTTACAAGAATGATTTCCAGAAGGCTATCGATGCTTATTTAGCTTTAGAAAAAGTATATCCCGGCGATCCTGAAATGTATTACGGAATCGGGCAGGTGTATTTTTCAGGGATGAAAGACGATGAAAAAGCATTGGATTATATCTGTAAAGCCTATAGAATTTATACTGAACAAAAGTCTCCTTACAGAACAGATGCAGAAACTATGATGTCGCTTATCTATAAAAACATGAAGGAAAAAGGCAAAATTGAAAAGTTTAAAGAAATCCTGAAAAAAAATAATATGCAGTTTTAA
- a CDS encoding GDSL-type esterase/lipase family protein: MKKIFSAFLLLYFILSFSQEKKPMFWQDIQNFKKIDQETPPPKDAILLIGSSSFTRWTDVDSYFPDKTIINRGFGGSRMTDLNDFADDLLSPYHPKQIIIYCGDNDFADNHKLKAKAVVKRFKTFYKKIREKFPNIEVDYISIKYSPSREILWPQMQETNKKIAAFMKKEANSEFIDITKAMEDSNGNVRRDLFVEDMLHLTPEGYKIWAEVMKPYMK; the protein is encoded by the coding sequence ATGAAGAAGATTTTTTCAGCATTTCTATTGCTGTATTTTATCCTGTCCTTTTCGCAGGAAAAAAAGCCCATGTTCTGGCAGGACATTCAGAATTTCAAAAAAATTGACCAGGAAACCCCTCCTCCAAAAGACGCCATCCTTTTAATAGGAAGCTCTTCTTTTACAAGATGGACGGATGTTGACAGCTATTTCCCAGATAAAACCATTATTAACAGAGGTTTTGGAGGTTCAAGAATGACAGATCTGAATGATTTTGCTGATGATCTTTTAAGTCCTTATCACCCTAAACAGATTATTATTTACTGTGGTGATAATGATTTTGCAGATAACCATAAACTGAAAGCCAAAGCAGTGGTAAAGAGATTTAAGACATTCTATAAAAAGATCCGTGAAAAATTTCCGAATATTGAAGTAGATTATATTTCCATAAAATATTCGCCGAGCCGCGAAATCCTGTGGCCTCAGATGCAAGAAACAAATAAAAAAATTGCTGCTTTTATGAAAAAAGAAGCCAATTCAGAATTTATTGATATTACAAAAGCCATGGAAGATTCCAACGGGAATGTGAGAAGGGATCTTTTTGTGGAAGATATGCTTCACCTGACACCGGAAGGCTATAAAATCTGGGCGGAAGTAATGAAACCTTACATGAAATAA